The genomic segment GAGGAAGATTTTGAGTATATTACAAATTCAATCTTGCAAAAATTAAATCACCGTCTCGGTTCTTTTATCGAAGGCGTAACCCCTGAAGCTTTCGAATATTTACGAACTTATGACTGGCCAGGAAATATTCGTGAATTAGAGAATATTTTAGAACGGGCTATTATAACTTGTGATGAATTGTGGGTCCAGTCTTGGCATCTTTCATTACCCCTTCGAAACAGTACAGATAGACTTTTAGACAGCGAGGGTGTGGATAATAATACTCAGCAGAATAATTATCAGAATAATCAATTCACGACTTTAGAGGAAGGCTTAAATGAAGCCGAACGTAACATGATACATTTAGCACTTCAAAGATCCCATGGTAATAAGATGCAAGCTGCTCGTTTACTAGGAATTCATCGTTCAGCACTTTATAAAAAGATGTCGAAACATCGTCTTACACAGACTTAAATCGCAATTTTAAAAAAGACAGTGTCTACAGATAGAGACACTGTCTTTTTTCGGAGACGATTTCATCAGTTTAAATATATGTCTTAGTTATCATTACTTTTAAGTATTTCGAGTTCAAAAAGTGTCTCTTATTTGAGACGGCATTGTTTCGAATTTTCTGAGATATATTTGCCTTCTACGACATTAAATTATTAATTATTAACGATTGAGGCTTGCTTTATTACAGGACTCTTAAAAATATTTTAGTTTATACTAAAGGATGCTAATCCCGCTCATAATCATAACTTTGAAGACATGGAATTATTTAATAAACTGATTTTACTTTTAAAAGGAGATCCGTTTTTGATATTATAATATTTTAATTTGATGATTAACTTTATAAAATGAAGATTGTGGCATGACTATTGCAATAAATATCTGACAATTGAAACTCTTCTCAAAACTTTGTAAAAGGAGGCACAAAGTATTATCAGATTGTGATTTTAAATTTCTAAATTATGGTAATGAGGGTTTCGCAAAGATAAAAAGAGCGAATCCTTATAATTTACATTTAAGAATATATAAGGAGGAGAAAACATTGAAAACAATTATGGTTATCGGAGCCGGTCAAATGGGTGCCGGAATCGCACAAGTTGCAGCACAAGCAGGATATGATGTTATTCTTAACGACATTAAAGAGGATTTTGTTACCCGAGGACTTCAAGGAATCGAGAAAAACTTAAATCGCAGTGTAGAAAAGGGCCGCATGAGTGCTGAAGATAAAGCAGCAATCTTAGGTCGTTTTCGTAAAAGTACCTCTTACCAAGATGCAGCTGATGCTGATCTTGTTATTGAAGCAGCTGTTGAAAAAATGTCGATTAAAGGTGAAATTTTTAAAACGCTCGACTCGGTCTGCCCAGAGCATACGATTTTAGCTACTAACACCTCATCTCTGCCGATCACGCAAGTTGCTGCTGTTACGAAACGTCCTGATAGAGTAATTGGCATGCATTTCTTTAATCCTGTTCCTGTTATGAAGCTAGTTGAAGTTATTCGTGGCTTAGAAACAAGCGATGAAGTTTATAATACAATCGAAAAATTAAGCCGTGAGTTGGGTAAAACTCCTGTTGAAGTTAAAGATGCCCCTGGTTTTGTTGCTAACCGGATCTTAATCCCAATGATCAACGAAGCGGTTTGGATTTTAAATGAAGGAATTGCAAAACCTGAAGATATTGATGAAGTGATGAAACTTGGCGCTAATCAGCCGATGGGGCCTCTTGCATTGGGAGATCTCATTGGGTTGGACACTGTACTTGCAATTTGCAATGTGCTGCATGAAGGCTTGGGAGACAAATATCGTCCCTGCCCACTGCTTCGTAAGTATGTAGATGCGGGTCGTCTTGGACGTAAAACTGGACGAGGATTTTTCACCTATTAAAGCCTTCTCGACTAGTTGTTTTTCCCATTAACTTAAGGTACCCCATAAATTATATATATATATAAATAAATAATTGGAGGAATGAAAGATGAATTTCAATCTAACTGAAGACCACATCATGATGCGTAAAATGGTGCGCGATTTTGCTGAAAACGTATGTGCCAAAGGACTCGAAGAACGGGATGAGAAAGAAGAATGGTCTCGCGAGATTTGGAACCAACTTGCTGAACTTGGTTTAGCTGGAATTACATTTCCTGAAGAATACGGCGGTGCCGGTGCTGACTATATCTCCTATGCAATTGCAGTTGAAGAACTTTCCCGTGTAGATGCTTCAGTAGGGGTTACCCTTTCCGCACATGCTAGCTTAGGTTCTAATCCAATCAATATGTTTGGTACTGACGAACAAAAGAAAAAGTTCTTGACTCCGCTTGCTGAAGGAACAAAACTTGGCGCTTTCGGTTTAACCGAACCTATGGCAGGATCAGATGCTTCTGGAACAAAGACGACTGCTGTTCGTGTTGGCGATGAGTATATTTTGAATGGCTCTAAAATCTTCATCACTAATGGTAAAGAAGCAGATGTTTATAATGTTTATGCACAAATGGATAAGAGCAAAGGAAACAAAGGAATTGCAGCTTTCATCGTTGAAAAAGGAACTCCTGGTTTCACCTTTGGTAAAAAAGAGAAGAAGATGGGAATTCGTTCTTCTGCTACCTATGAACTTGTCTTTGAAGATTGCCATATTCCTGCAACCAACCTCCTCGGTAAAGAAGGAGAAGGTTTCAAAATCGCTATGCAAACCTTAGATTATGGCCGCATCGGTATTGCTTCCCAAGCTTTAGGAATCGCACAAGGCGCTTATGAAGCAGCTGTAAAATATACCAAGGAAAGAGTACAGTTTGGCAAGCCGATTTCTGAATTACAAAATACGCAGTTCAAACTAGCTGATATGGCTACTCAAATTGAAGCTGCTCGTCTGCTCGTATATCAAGCTGCCTTCATTGCTTCAGAACACAAAATTTCTGTTTCTAAAGCTGCTGCTATGGCAAAACTGTTCGCAGCTGAAACGGCTATGGCTGTTACAACTCAATCAGTTCAACTTCATGGTGGTTATGGATATACCCGTGACTATCCTGTTGAACGCATGATGAGAGATGCTAAGATTACAGAAATCTATGAAGGTACAAGTGAAATTCAACGTGTAGTTATCGCCAGCAAGATTCTCAAAGAATTCTAAGAAACTTTGAGGTAAAACCTAAAGGTGTTGGCTCATATCATTAGCTTGGGAGGTAAGCCTGTGAATATTGTCGTATGTATGAAACAAACATTTGATACAGAAGCTAAAATTGTTCTTAACGCTGAAGGAAAAGTTAATTCTGACGGTGTTACGCTGGTTATCAATCCTTTAGACGAATATGCAATCGAAGAAGGACTTCGCCTGAAAGAAAAATTGGGCGGTGAAGTTACGATCCTCACATTAGGTGGAGATCAGGCTACAGCAGCTATTCGTACTGCTTTAGCAATGGGTGCAGATAAAGCGGTTCTTATCAATGACCCTGCGCTTGGTGAAGTTGATGAAGGAGTTGCAACTGAAGTCCTGTCGGCTGCTGCAAAAACATTATCAAGCGATATTATCCTTGCTGGGGTAATGGATACAGATAATGGTTCTGCTCAAGTTGCGGTTCGAATTGCTGAAAAACTAGGGATCCCCTCGGTCAGCGCAGTTACCAAACTAGATATCAACGCCGATAAAGCTGAAGCAGTTCGGGTTATCGATGGTGGTACAGCAACTCTTGAGGTTCCACTTCCTGTGATGGTCACTGTAGTCCAAGGAATTAACGAACCACGGTATCCTTCAGTAGCCGGAATTATGAAAGCAAAGAAGAAACCTCTCACGACGATGACATTGAGTGACTTGGGAGTCAATGCTTCTGATTTGACCGTTCACAATAAAGTCACTAAACTTACTTTGCCCATCCCACGTAAAGGAGGAAGAATAATTCCTGGGGAGGTTGCTGAGGCTACCCTAGAATTAGCACGCTTACTACATGAGGAAGCTAAAATCCTCTAAAAATGAGATGAATAGGTAAAGGAGCGAGTGAAGTTATGCCAAAGGGTATATGGATTTTAGTAGAACAAGCAAAGGGACAAATTCGCAAAGTCTCTTTAGAGATTTTGAGTCAAGGCCGTAAAATTGCGGATCAAACGGGAGAACCACTTGTCGCAGTTATCGCAGGAGAAGGCATTGCCAACCTTGCTAAAGAGGTTGCTGAGTATGGAGCAGATCAAGTTTATCTCCTTGACTCGCCTCAATTGGCACAGTATACAACAGGTGCTTATACCTCAGCACTGAACAAACTTATCAGAGAGAAAGAACCTAAAGCGTTTTTGCTTGGATTTACTGGTCTCGGTAAAGATTTAGCTCCACGTTTAGCGCAACGCTTAGGCGTCGGTCTTGCTTCAGACGTAACCGACATCGAAGTTGATCCGGAAAAGTTTCTTGTGTTTAAACGCCCAGTCTATACGGGTAATGCGTTTGCATTTGTTGAAACAACAAGTATTCCCGCTTTTGCGACTGTACGGGCGAAATCTTTCGTTATTGCAGAGCCTGATGCTTCTCGTCAAGCAGAAGTTATTCAAGCTGAAGTCAGTATTGATCCTTCAGATCTGAAAGCAATTTTGAAAGAAGTAGCTATTGCAGCATCTAGTCGTCCTGCACTTACTGAGGCTGAGTTTATTGTTTCAGGTGGTCGTGGGATGAAAGGCCCTGAGAATTTTGCTATTCTTGAAGAATTGGCAGACGTCGTTGGTGGAGCTGTTGGTGCTTCTAGAGCTGCAGTCGATGCAGAGTGGATAGACAACCAATTCCAAGTCGGACAGACAGGAAGTATCGTTGCTCCCACACTTTATATTGCTTGTGGAATTAGTGGTGCTATTCAGCACTTAGCAGGTATGGGGGCTTCGAAATTCATCGTTGCCATTAACAAAGACCCAGAAGCTAACATTTTTACTGTAGCTGATTATGGGATCGTTGGTGACCTTTTTGAGGTAGTCCCCCTCCTTACTCAAGAATTCAAAAAATTAGTTAATAGCTAATAAATTATCTTTAAACTCGCACGGGGAACCAAGGCAACTCACCAGCCAGGTTTGATCTGAAGTAAGATTAAACGGGAGTTTATCCTTGTTCTCCGCGCGAGAATCCATTTCAGCCCCTTTTTTCTGCTAAGTTAAGAGTGGATTAGGATTTTGATTTAAATAAAGAAGAGGAGGAGAAGGGTATATGCCTACAAGGGAGCTTTATTGGAACATCCATGGACATTGGTTAGTATATCCCGTTTTTATTATTGCCGTAGCCTTTTTAATCTATGGTTATAGACAACGCTATCATCTCTGGAAGCTAGGACAGCCTGAGAATCGCTGGAAAGATGTTGGAACAGGAATTAAGGATCTCCTTGTTTATGGCTTATTTCACAAACGAATACTAAAAGATGCATATCCAGGAATCATGCATTTCTTTATTTTATGGGGCTTTATATTTTTAGCTTTTGCGACAGCAATGTTGACACTACAAGCTGACTTTGGAATTAATATCTTCCATGGCCCACTTTATGTCTTCGTTAAGCTGACCGCAAACTTATTTGGTTTATTAGCCGTTGTGGGTGTGCTAATGGCGATATGGCGGCGTTACATCACCAAATCAGATCGTTTGGATAATAAAAAAGGTGCAGGGGACGGAATC from the Desulfitobacterium metallireducens DSM 15288 genome contains:
- a CDS encoding 3-hydroxybutyryl-CoA dehydrogenase, with product MKTIMVIGAGQMGAGIAQVAAQAGYDVILNDIKEDFVTRGLQGIEKNLNRSVEKGRMSAEDKAAILGRFRKSTSYQDAADADLVIEAAVEKMSIKGEIFKTLDSVCPEHTILATNTSSLPITQVAAVTKRPDRVIGMHFFNPVPVMKLVEVIRGLETSDEVYNTIEKLSRELGKTPVEVKDAPGFVANRILIPMINEAVWILNEGIAKPEDIDEVMKLGANQPMGPLALGDLIGLDTVLAICNVLHEGLGDKYRPCPLLRKYVDAGRLGRKTGRGFFTY
- a CDS encoding acyl-CoA dehydrogenase gives rise to the protein MNFNLTEDHIMMRKMVRDFAENVCAKGLEERDEKEEWSREIWNQLAELGLAGITFPEEYGGAGADYISYAIAVEELSRVDASVGVTLSAHASLGSNPINMFGTDEQKKKFLTPLAEGTKLGAFGLTEPMAGSDASGTKTTAVRVGDEYILNGSKIFITNGKEADVYNVYAQMDKSKGNKGIAAFIVEKGTPGFTFGKKEKKMGIRSSATYELVFEDCHIPATNLLGKEGEGFKIAMQTLDYGRIGIASQALGIAQGAYEAAVKYTKERVQFGKPISELQNTQFKLADMATQIEAARLLVYQAAFIASEHKISVSKAAAMAKLFAAETAMAVTTQSVQLHGGYGYTRDYPVERMMRDAKITEIYEGTSEIQRVVIASKILKEF
- a CDS encoding electron transfer flavoprotein subunit beta/FixA family protein, with the protein product MNIVVCMKQTFDTEAKIVLNAEGKVNSDGVTLVINPLDEYAIEEGLRLKEKLGGEVTILTLGGDQATAAIRTALAMGADKAVLINDPALGEVDEGVATEVLSAAAKTLSSDIILAGVMDTDNGSAQVAVRIAEKLGIPSVSAVTKLDINADKAEAVRVIDGGTATLEVPLPVMVTVVQGINEPRYPSVAGIMKAKKKPLTTMTLSDLGVNASDLTVHNKVTKLTLPIPRKGGRIIPGEVAEATLELARLLHEEAKIL
- a CDS encoding electron transfer flavoprotein subunit alpha/FixB family protein, giving the protein MPKGIWILVEQAKGQIRKVSLEILSQGRKIADQTGEPLVAVIAGEGIANLAKEVAEYGADQVYLLDSPQLAQYTTGAYTSALNKLIREKEPKAFLLGFTGLGKDLAPRLAQRLGVGLASDVTDIEVDPEKFLVFKRPVYTGNAFAFVETTSIPAFATVRAKSFVIAEPDASRQAEVIQAEVSIDPSDLKAILKEVAIAASSRPALTEAEFIVSGGRGMKGPENFAILEELADVVGGAVGASRAAVDAEWIDNQFQVGQTGSIVAPTLYIACGISGAIQHLAGMGASKFIVAINKDPEANIFTVADYGIVGDLFEVVPLLTQEFKKLVNS